In Chlorocebus sabaeus isolate Y175 chromosome 19, mChlSab1.0.hap1, whole genome shotgun sequence, a single genomic region encodes these proteins:
- the UQCR10 gene encoding cytochrome b-c1 complex subunit 9 isoform X1, with amino-acid sequence MAAVAFTSKLYSLLFRRTSTFALTIVVGVLFFERAFDQGADAIYDHINEGKLWKHIKHKYENK; translated from the exons atggcgGCCGTGGCGTTTACTTCGAAATTGTACTCCCTGCTGTTCCGCAGGACCTCCACCTTCGCCCTCACCATCGTCGTGGGCGTCTTGTTCTTCGAGCGCGCCTTCGATCAAGGCGCGGACGCGATCTACGACCACATCAACGAGGGG AAACTGTGGAAACACATCAAGCACAAGTATGAGAACAAGTAG
- the UQCR10 gene encoding cytochrome b-c1 complex subunit 9 isoform X2 produces the protein MAAVAFTSKLYSLLFRRTSTFALTIVVGVLFFERAFDQGADAIYDHINEGVRACAILDLGPA, from the coding sequence atggcgGCCGTGGCGTTTACTTCGAAATTGTACTCCCTGCTGTTCCGCAGGACCTCCACCTTCGCCCTCACCATCGTCGTGGGCGTCTTGTTCTTCGAGCGCGCCTTCGATCAAGGCGCGGACGCGATCTACGACCACATCAACGAGGGGGTGAGGGCCTGTGCCATCCTTGACCTTGGACCTGCCTGA